A genomic stretch from Mycobacterium malmoense includes:
- a CDS encoding mechanosensitive ion channel family protein: MTTNTTVFASTASLKALGWHDFWRGDAGQWIITRGLRIVMLLIAAVLAVRFVSWVAQQVTRQLDLGFAESDALVRSEATKHRQAVASVISWVSIVIIAIVVVLQIAEILRFSVGGLIAPATVLGAALGFGAQQLVKDLLSGFFIIVERQYGFGDLVRLTISGASTDANGTVENVTLRVTKLRSPDGEVFTVPNGQIVKSVNLSKDWARAVVDIPVSTSVDLNRVNEVLHQECEHARDNPTLKELLLDSPTVMGVESIEVDTVTLRLVARTLPGKQFEAGRQLRVLVIRALARAGIVTAADAKVGIVDDAALPAAKEADPVQQR; encoded by the coding sequence ATGACGACTAACACCACTGTCTTTGCCTCGACCGCCTCGTTAAAGGCGCTGGGCTGGCACGACTTTTGGCGCGGCGACGCCGGCCAATGGATCATCACCCGCGGTCTGCGGATCGTCATGCTGCTGATCGCGGCGGTGCTGGCGGTCCGGTTCGTCAGCTGGGTGGCACAACAGGTAACCCGGCAGCTCGACCTGGGCTTTGCCGAAAGCGACGCGCTGGTGCGTTCGGAGGCGACGAAGCACCGCCAGGCGGTGGCGTCGGTGATCTCCTGGGTGTCGATCGTCATCATCGCGATCGTGGTGGTCCTGCAGATCGCCGAAATCCTCCGGTTTTCGGTCGGGGGCCTGATCGCGCCGGCCACCGTGCTGGGCGCGGCGCTGGGTTTCGGTGCCCAGCAGCTGGTCAAGGATCTGCTGTCGGGCTTTTTCATCATCGTCGAGAGGCAGTACGGCTTCGGGGATCTGGTCAGGCTCACCATCAGCGGGGCGTCGACCGATGCCAACGGCACCGTCGAGAACGTGACGTTGCGGGTGACCAAGCTGCGTTCTCCCGACGGGGAGGTGTTCACCGTGCCCAACGGCCAGATCGTGAAATCGGTCAACCTCTCCAAGGACTGGGCACGCGCGGTGGTGGACATTCCCGTCTCGACCAGCGTCGACCTGAACCGGGTCAACGAGGTCCTGCATCAGGAGTGCGAGCACGCGCGCGACAACCCGACGCTGAAAGAGTTGCTGCTGGATTCACCCACGGTGATGGGGGTGGAGAGCATCGAGGTCGACACCGTCACGCTGCGCCTGGTCGCCCGCACGCTGCCGGGCAAGCAGTTCGAGGCGGGCCGCCAGTTGCGGGTGCTGGTCATCCGGGCACTCGCCCGGGCCGGCATCGTGACCGCCGCCGACGCGAAGGTGGGCATCGTTGACGACGCCGCCCTCCCGGCCGCCAAGGAAGCCGATCCGGTGCAGCAGCGGTGA